The genomic DNA GGCGTGAGCTGGCTGCCGGCCGCCGCGTGCTGACGTTCGGGCTGACCAAGGACGCGGACGTCAGCTGCACCTTCCGCGCCGGCGACTTCGGCAACGAGATGTTCGTCACGATCCGCACGCAGGGCGAGCCGCTGCAGTTCTTCGTCGGCCTGCAGGCCGCCGGTGAGCACAACGTGAAGAACGCGCTGGCCGCCATCGCCTGCACCCATGCGGCCGGCGTGCCGCTGGAGCAGATCAAGGAAGGGCTGGATCACTTCGCGCCCGTCAGCGGACGGCTGCAGCGCAAGCAGGCCGTGAATGGCGCCGTCGTCATCGACGATACGTACAACGCCAACCCGGATTCCGTGCGCGCCGCCATCGACGTGCTGGCCAATGCGCCGGCGCCGCGCGTGCTGGTGCTAGGCGACATGGGCGAGGTGGGCACGCAGGGACGCGAGTTCCACGAAGAGATTGCCGCCTACGCGGCTGCCAAGGGCATCGACCAGGTGCTCGTCACGGGCGAGCTGGCCGCGCACATGCGCGCGCACGCCCGCCATTTCGAACAGTTCGACGCGCTGCTGTCCGCCGTGGACGCAGCGGTAACGCCGGAGACGACCGTATTGATCAAGGGCTCCCGTTTCATGAAGATGGAACGGGTCGTGCAGCATTTGATTGGATCGCAACAAGCTAACAAGGACTCACACTAATCATGCTGCTCTGGCTCGCACAGTATCTGCAGGACGACATCGGCGCCTTCCGCGTCTTCAACTTCATCACGTTCCGCGCCGTGTTCGCGACGATCACCGCATTGCTGATCGGCCTGTTGGCCGGTCCGGCCGTGATCCGCAAGCTGACGGCGATGAAGTACGGCCAGGCCGTCCGTACCGACGGCCCGCAGACGCACCTGAAGAAGCACGGCACCCCGACGATGGGCGGCGTGCTGCTGCTGATCGCGATCGGCATCTCGACCCTGTTGTGGTGCGACTGGTCGAATCGCCTGATCTGGCCCGTGATGGTCGTGACGATCGGCTTCGGCCTGGTGGGCTGGGTGGACGACTACAGGAAAGTCGTACGGCAAGACCCGGAGGGCATGCGCTCGGCCGAGAAATACTTCTGGCAGTCGCTGGTGGGCGTGGCCGCCGCGCTGTACCTGGCATTCTCGGTATCGGCGCCGACGCCGGCCGAGGTGTTCCGCCTGTTCTTCGCCTGGGTGCAGTCCGGCTTCTCGATGGACCTGCCGCCCAAGGCCGACCTGATCGTGCCGTTCTTCAAGACGATCAGCTACCCGCTGGGCGTGTGGGGCTTCATCGCGCTGACCTACTGCGTCATCGTCGGCTCGTCCAACGCCGTCAACTTCACCGACGGCCTGGATGGCCTGGCCATCATGCCGACCGTGATGGTCGGCTCCGCCCTGGGCCTGTTCGCCTATCTGACCGGCAGCGCCACCTATTCGAAATACCTGTTCATCCCGCACATCCCCGGTGCCGGCGAGTTGATCATCTTCGTTGGCGCAATGGCCGGCGCGGGCCTGGCCTTCCTCTGGTATAACACGCACCCGGCCCAGGTCTTCATGGGCGACGTGGGCGCGCTCGCGCTGGGCGGCGCGCTGGGCACCATCGCCGTCGTCGTGCGCCAGGAGATCGTGCTGTTCATCATGGGCGGCATCTTCGTCGCCGAAACGGTGTCGGTCATCATCCAGGTGGGCTGGTTCAAATACACCAAGAAGCGCTACGGCGTGGGCCGCCGCGTGTTCCTGATGGCGCCGCTGCACCACCATTTCGAACAGAAGGGCTGGAAGGAGACGCAAGTCGTCGTGCGCTTCTGGATCATCACGATGATGCTCGTGCTGCTGGGCCTGTCCACATTGAAACTGCGCTGATCCGACCATGATCTACAACGGCAAAATCGCATTGGTACTGGGGCTGGGAGAATCCGGCCTGGCGATGGCGCAGTGGCTGGCCCGCTGCGGCGCGCTGCTGCGCGTGGCGGACACGCGCGCCGTGCCGGAACGCCTGCCCGTGCTGCGCGAAACGCTGCCGGGCACGCAGTTCGTGGCGGGACCGTTCGATGCGAAGCTGCTCGATGGCGTCGATTTCGTCGCCGTCAGCCCGGGCCTGGCACCGAACCGGGAGCTGGCCGAGATCATGCCGGCCGCGCAGGCGGCCAACATCCCCGTCTGGGGCGAGATCGAGATCTTTGCCCAGGCCCTGGCCTGGCTGAAGCAAGAGCGCGGCTACGCGCCGAAGGTCATCGCCATCACGGGCACCAACGGCAAGACCACCGTCACGACCTTGACGGGCCAGCTGTGCGAGCGCGCTGGCC from Pseudoduganella armeniaca includes the following:
- the mraY gene encoding phospho-N-acetylmuramoyl-pentapeptide-transferase gives rise to the protein MLLWLAQYLQDDIGAFRVFNFITFRAVFATITALLIGLLAGPAVIRKLTAMKYGQAVRTDGPQTHLKKHGTPTMGGVLLLIAIGISTLLWCDWSNRLIWPVMVVTIGFGLVGWVDDYRKVVRQDPEGMRSAEKYFWQSLVGVAAALYLAFSVSAPTPAEVFRLFFAWVQSGFSMDLPPKADLIVPFFKTISYPLGVWGFIALTYCVIVGSSNAVNFTDGLDGLAIMPTVMVGSALGLFAYLTGSATYSKYLFIPHIPGAGELIIFVGAMAGAGLAFLWYNTHPAQVFMGDVGALALGGALGTIAVVVRQEIVLFIMGGIFVAETVSVIIQVGWFKYTKKRYGVGRRVFLMAPLHHHFEQKGWKETQVVVRFWIITMMLVLLGLSTLKLR